In Heptranchias perlo isolate sHepPer1 chromosome 7, sHepPer1.hap1, whole genome shotgun sequence, a genomic segment contains:
- the LOC137323367 gene encoding secreted phosphoprotein 24-like — translation MLKGKGRTRERSSSFTVRNQPADHTRGRMKSFLLIIAAVQILHCSGVPTPEDALRESVIKLNEITEITNLCGITRRRAKDIYRTGKLSYNVDLAFTVKETVCSKNSGLEFDDPSCHFRTKKTAEIGFCKSHVQYFADEVIDIDVECRGLKTVDSNSDSSESSENSIEVETKSEVTSLEESSNVKSMSKESSFEESSNVKSMSKESALEEFSNEHSDESRARH, via the exons ATGCTGAAAGGAAAaggcagaacaagagagagaagcagctccttTACTGTTAGAAACCAGCCAGCTGATCACACAAGAGGCAGAATGAAATCCTTTCTCCTCATCATTGCTGCAGTGCAGATCCTCCACTGCTCAG GAGTACCAACCCCTGAGGATGCTCTGAGAGAGTCAGTTATAAAACTCAACGAAATCACCGAGATCACCAATCTCTGTGGTATAACCAGGAGAAGAGCAAAGGAT ATTTATCGCACAGGCAAATTGTCATACAACGTGGATTTAGCGTTCACTGTGAAAGAAACCGTCTGCTCCAAAAATTCTGGACTGGAATTTGATGATCCCAGCTGCCACTTCCGCACCAAAAAGACCGCT GAAATTGGTTTTTGCAAAAGTCATGTTCAATATTTTGCTGATGAGGTCATTGACATCGATGTGGAGTGTCGAGGTTTGAAGACGGTTGACAGCAACAGTGACTCATCAGAGTCAAGCGAAAACAGTATTGAG GTTGAAACCAAATCAGAAGTGACATCACTCGAGGAGTCGTCAAAT GTGAAAAGCATGTCAAAAGAATCATCGTTCGAAGAGTCTTCAAAT GTGAAAAGCATGTCAAAAGAATCAGCACTGGAAGAGTTTTCAAAT GAACACAGCGATGAATCAAGAGCCCGACACTAA